One window of Candidatus Methylocalor cossyra genomic DNA carries:
- a CDS encoding alkene reductase: MPVSLFTPYSLGPYTLKNRIVMAPLTRSRSRQPGNVPTRLNALYYAQRATAGLIVSEATQISPQGQGYAWTPGIHSAEQVEGWRLVTEAVHDAGGLIFSQLWHVGRVSHPALQPGGQLPVAPSAIPVSGMAFIANERGEPAFVPFVTPRALTCEEIPDIVGQYARAARNAWDAGFDGIEIHSANGYLLDQFLNSNSNRRTDAYGGSVPNRARLLLETLEAVCGVWGSQRVGVRLSPLGTFNDMGDEDPEALFGYLAERLNDFDLAYLHLVDATYVSGNTDRDHPDPRAAELLRLIRARYRGTLILCGGYDRARAETALAEGRADLIAFGRPFIANPDLPARLRAHAPLRKPDEATFYGGGAKGYVDYPTLAQERGQEAIPDYSAYE, from the coding sequence ATGCCCGTATCCCTGTTTACACCCTACAGCCTCGGTCCCTACACCCTTAAAAACCGCATCGTCATGGCCCCCCTCACCCGGTCCCGCAGCCGTCAGCCGGGCAATGTGCCGACCCGGCTGAACGCCCTCTACTATGCCCAACGGGCCACCGCCGGGCTGATCGTGTCGGAGGCCACCCAGATTTCTCCCCAGGGGCAAGGTTACGCGTGGACTCCGGGCATCCACAGTGCCGAGCAGGTGGAAGGCTGGCGGTTGGTGACTGAAGCGGTGCACGACGCGGGCGGGCTGATCTTCAGCCAGCTGTGGCACGTGGGGCGGGTTTCCCATCCGGCCCTGCAGCCGGGCGGGCAGCTGCCGGTGGCGCCCTCCGCCATCCCGGTAAGCGGCATGGCCTTCATCGCCAACGAACGGGGCGAGCCAGCGTTCGTGCCGTTCGTAACCCCCCGCGCCTTGACCTGCGAGGAGATCCCAGACATCGTCGGGCAATACGCCCGGGCTGCGCGCAACGCCTGGGATGCCGGGTTCGACGGGATCGAGATCCACAGCGCCAACGGCTATCTCCTGGACCAGTTCCTGAACTCCAACTCCAACCGGCGCACCGATGCCTACGGCGGTTCGGTGCCGAACCGCGCCCGGCTGCTCCTCGAAACCCTGGAGGCGGTGTGCGGCGTGTGGGGTTCCCAGCGGGTCGGGGTTAGGCTGTCGCCCCTCGGGACTTTCAACGACATGGGCGATGAGGATCCCGAGGCGCTGTTCGGCTACCTGGCCGAACGCCTGAACGACTTCGACCTGGCCTATCTGCACCTGGTCGATGCCACCTACGTGTCCGGGAACACCGACCGCGATCATCCCGACCCCCGGGCCGCCGAGCTGCTACGCCTGATCCGCGCCCGCTACCGGGGAACCCTCATCCTCTGCGGCGGCTATGACCGCGCCCGGGCCGAAACGGCGCTGGCCGAGGGCCGCGCCGACCTGATCGCCTTCGGCCGCCCGTTCATCGCCAATCCTGACCTGCCCGCGCGGTTGCGCGCCCACGCCCCGCTCCGTAAGCCGGACGAGGCGACCTTCTACGGCGGCGGGGCGAAAGGTTACGTGGATTACCCCACCCTGGCCCAGGAGCGCGGCCAGGAGGCGATCCCCGATTACAGCGCCTACGAGTAA
- a CDS encoding amidohydrolase family protein: MDDRIDPEGKRLPIKLDTASNGEYAPLPLPESLLAARRLAHRAASEAARRLGLSRRAFLKSACGAAATLLAMNRAFAAAGRIGGHFDLPSEAAYDLALAEDRLGGKEFIFDVQGHHVNPVGPWRRITNRWTYALRSFPQADCGEGAIECLSAQHFIREVFLDSDTALAVLSMVPAGPGDEPLTLEDAAATRALVERMEGHHRLLLHALVRPNLPGELDAMAEHRNRYRIAAWKTYTQWGPDGKGYWLDDPDTGLPFIERARALGVKVICVHKGLPLFGLDYTHSTCRDVGAVAKRYPDVAFLIYHSGYDPKRQEGPYDPKDAEAGVDSLIKSLLDHEIPPNANVYAELGSTWKLLMRDPDQAAHVLGKLFKYVGEDNVLWGTDSIWYGSPQDQIQAFRTFRIAEPLRERYGYPELTPQLRAKVFGLNAAKPYGIDVEALRRQLAGDPWTRARQAYRENPEPSFLSYGPRTRREFLELLRLRGGPL, translated from the coding sequence ATGGACGACCGTATCGATCCCGAAGGCAAGCGCCTGCCCATCAAGCTGGACACCGCCAGCAACGGCGAATACGCCCCTCTTCCCCTGCCGGAGTCGCTCCTCGCCGCCCGGCGCCTGGCCCACCGGGCCGCCTCGGAGGCGGCGCGCCGCTTGGGCCTGAGCCGACGCGCGTTTTTGAAATCCGCCTGCGGCGCGGCCGCGACCCTGTTGGCCATGAACCGGGCCTTCGCCGCCGCCGGCCGCATCGGCGGTCACTTCGACCTGCCCTCGGAAGCGGCCTACGACCTGGCCCTGGCCGAGGACCGGTTGGGCGGCAAAGAATTCATCTTCGACGTGCAGGGGCACCACGTCAACCCGGTGGGTCCCTGGCGGCGGATCACCAACCGCTGGACCTACGCGCTGCGCTCCTTTCCCCAAGCCGATTGCGGCGAGGGCGCCATCGAGTGCCTCTCGGCCCAGCACTTCATCCGTGAGGTGTTCTTGGACAGCGATACCGCCCTCGCGGTGCTGTCCATGGTTCCGGCAGGACCGGGGGACGAGCCTTTGACCCTGGAAGATGCGGCCGCCACCCGTGCCCTGGTGGAGCGCATGGAAGGCCACCACCGGCTGCTGCTCCACGCCCTGGTGCGCCCCAACCTGCCGGGCGAGCTCGACGCCATGGCCGAGCACCGGAACCGGTACCGGATCGCGGCCTGGAAGACCTACACCCAGTGGGGCCCGGACGGCAAAGGCTATTGGCTAGACGACCCCGACACCGGCCTGCCCTTCATCGAGCGGGCCCGCGCCCTAGGGGTCAAGGTGATCTGCGTGCACAAGGGCCTGCCCCTGTTTGGCCTCGACTACACCCATTCCACCTGCCGCGACGTGGGCGCGGTGGCTAAACGCTATCCGGACGTAGCGTTCCTGATCTACCACTCGGGTTATGACCCGAAGCGCCAGGAAGGCCCCTACGACCCGAAGGACGCCGAAGCCGGGGTGGACTCCCTGATCAAGTCCCTCCTGGACCACGAAATTCCCCCCAACGCTAACGTCTACGCCGAGCTCGGCAGCACCTGGAAGCTGTTGATGCGGGACCCGGACCAGGCCGCCCACGTGCTGGGCAAGCTGTTCAAGTACGTCGGCGAGGACAACGTGCTGTGGGGCACCGATTCCATCTGGTACGGCAGCCCCCAGGACCAGATCCAGGCATTTCGCACCTTTCGCATCGCCGAACCACTGCGGGAACGGTACGGCTATCCGGAACTCACCCCCCAGTTGCGGGCCAAGGTGTTCGGGCTCAATGCCGCCAAACCCTATGGGATCGATGTGGAGGCGTTGCGTCGCCAGCTCGCCGGCGACCCATGGACCCGGGCCAGGCAGGCCTATCGGGAGAATCCCGAGCCCAGCTTCCTGAGCTACGGACCGCGCACCCGGCGGGAGTTCCTGGAGCTGCTGCGCCTGCGCGGCGGGCCGCTTTAA
- the moaC gene encoding cyclic pyranopterin monophosphate synthase MoaC: MDKLTHFDARGAAQMVDVGDKPTTQRSAVAEGYIEMQPATLAMIAAGSHHKGDVLGVARIAGIMASKKTAELIPLCHPIALTHVSLELEPQPDRQRVRCVATVKTAAPTGVEMEALTAVQVALLTIYDMCKAVDRGMTFKDIRLLEKAGGSSGPWRREP; this comes from the coding sequence ATGGACAAGCTTACCCACTTCGATGCCCGCGGGGCTGCCCAGATGGTGGACGTGGGCGACAAACCCACCACCCAGCGCAGCGCGGTGGCGGAAGGCTACATCGAGATGCAGCCGGCCACGTTGGCCATGATCGCGGCCGGCTCCCACCACAAGGGCGACGTGCTGGGCGTGGCCCGGATCGCTGGCATCATGGCCAGCAAGAAGACGGCCGAACTCATCCCGCTGTGCCACCCCATCGCCCTCACCCATGTCAGCCTGGAGCTGGAACCGCAGCCGGATCGGCAGCGGGTGCGCTGCGTCGCCACCGTCAAGACCGCCGCGCCGACCGGGGTGGAGATGGAGGCCCTGACCGCGGTGCAGGTGGCGCTCCTCACCATCTACGACATGTGCAAGGCGGTGGATCGGGGCATGACCTTCAAGGATATCCGGCTCCTGGAGAAAGCCGGGGGAAGTTCCGGGCCGTGGCGGCGTGAGCCTTAA
- a CDS encoding dihydrofolate reductase, translating to MKLSLVAAMGENRAIGLHNRMPWHLPADLRRFRRLTWGKPVIMGRRTHESIGRPLPGRKNIVVSGNPDYRAPGCRVVHSLAEALREADAEEAMVIGGATLYRALLPRADRLYLTLIHRPFLGDTFFPEFDPRAFRELERIDVDQDPASGLRYTFLILER from the coding sequence GTGAAGCTGTCGCTGGTCGCCGCGATGGGCGAGAACCGGGCCATCGGCCTCCACAATCGGATGCCCTGGCATCTGCCCGCCGACCTCCGCCGGTTCCGCCGTCTCACCTGGGGCAAGCCGGTGATCATGGGGCGCCGGACCCACGAATCCATCGGCCGCCCGCTGCCGGGACGGAAAAACATCGTGGTCAGCGGCAACCCCGACTACCGGGCGCCGGGTTGCCGGGTGGTGCACAGCCTCGCCGAAGCGTTGCGGGAAGCCGATGCCGAGGAAGCCATGGTGATCGGGGGCGCCACCCTGTACCGGGCGCTGTTGCCCCGCGCCGATCGGCTCTATCTCACCCTGATCCACCGGCCGTTTCTGGGCGACACGTTTTTCCCGGAGTTCGATCCCCGCGCCTTCCGGGAGCTGGAGCGCATCGACGTGGACCAGGACCCGGCGAGCGGGCTCCGCTACACTTTCCTGATCCTAGAGCGCTGA
- a CDS encoding glycosyltransferase family 2 protein — protein sequence MADAAPWVSVVIPAYNAAAYIDAALASVFAQQGEFQLEVLVVDDGSSDDTAERAAAHPGVRCLRQPNRGPSAARNAGIAAARGEFVAFLDSDDLWPEGTLAAQLEVFRRHPEVALVFGDCRQFSAEGPWPKTWFEGAGFDADFFGHPVYVVDPYRKLLKANFINPSAAVVRRQVLLALGGFDEGLRYVEDLELWLRIAARYPIARSGRLCQWRRRHAGNASMVAKEAMILSYLEVLRRQRIQHGALWAAAGVNVRRRQAREYLELAALHLAENPRRARHWAWRSLVSAPSLRGLYCLVQSFAFGHG from the coding sequence ATGGCTGATGCCGCGCCCTGGGTCAGTGTGGTGATCCCCGCCTACAACGCCGCGGCCTACATCGACGCCGCCCTGGCCAGCGTGTTTGCCCAACAAGGGGAGTTCCAGCTCGAGGTCCTGGTGGTGGACGATGGCTCCAGCGACGACACCGCCGAGCGGGCTGCGGCCCATCCCGGGGTGCGCTGCCTGCGCCAGCCCAACCGGGGTCCGTCGGCGGCCCGCAACGCCGGGATCGCCGCCGCCCGGGGGGAGTTCGTGGCCTTTTTGGATAGCGACGACCTGTGGCCGGAAGGAACCTTGGCCGCCCAGCTCGAGGTATTCCGGCGTCATCCCGAGGTGGCCCTGGTGTTCGGCGATTGCCGGCAGTTCTCGGCGGAGGGGCCGTGGCCCAAGACCTGGTTCGAGGGGGCCGGGTTTGACGCCGACTTTTTCGGCCACCCGGTGTACGTGGTGGACCCCTATCGGAAGCTGCTCAAGGCCAACTTCATCAACCCCAGCGCGGCGGTGGTGCGGCGCCAGGTGCTGCTGGCGCTGGGCGGTTTCGACGAGGGCCTGCGCTACGTGGAAGATCTGGAACTGTGGCTTAGAATCGCCGCCCGCTACCCGATCGCCCGCTCGGGGCGGCTGTGCCAATGGCGCCGCCGCCATGCCGGCAACGCTTCGATGGTGGCCAAGGAGGCCATGATTCTCAGCTACCTGGAGGTGCTGCGCCGGCAAAGGATCCAGCACGGCGCCCTGTGGGCGGCGGCGGGGGTGAATGTGCGCCGGCGCCAGGCCCGGGAATATCTGGAATTGGCCGCCCTCCATCTGGCGGAAAATCCCCGCCGCGCCCGTCACTGGGCTTGGCGGAGCCTGGTCAGCGCCCCCAGCCTGCGCGGGCTCTATTGCCTGGTGCAAAGCTTCGCCTTCGGCCATGGCTAG
- a CDS encoding DUF1269 domain-containing protein — MKRIYFLVPDIETTRRIVDDLLLARVEERHIHVLAKRNRPLEHLPEATFMQKTDFVPALEQGLALGGATGMLAGLVAVALPTGLVLGGGAVLALTLAGAGLGAWFSSMIGASVGNRRVKAFEDAIERGELLVMVDVPKERVEEIEALVKKHHPNAQCEGTEPFMPPFP, encoded by the coding sequence ATGAAACGCATCTATTTTTTGGTCCCCGATATCGAAACCACCCGCAGAATCGTGGACGACCTTTTGTTGGCCCGGGTGGAGGAGCGCCACATCCACGTACTGGCCAAGCGTAATAGGCCCCTGGAGCACCTGCCCGAGGCCACATTCATGCAAAAGACCGACTTCGTTCCAGCCTTGGAGCAGGGGCTCGCCCTCGGCGGCGCCACCGGAATGCTGGCCGGACTGGTGGCGGTGGCGCTGCCCACCGGCCTGGTGTTGGGCGGCGGTGCGGTGCTGGCCTTAACCCTGGCCGGCGCTGGGCTGGGCGCCTGGTTCTCCAGCATGATCGGCGCCAGCGTCGGCAACCGGCGGGTCAAGGCCTTCGAGGACGCCATCGAGCGGGGCGAGCTCCTGGTCATGGTGGACGTGCCCAAGGAGCGGGTCGAGGAGATCGAGGCGCTGGTGAAGAAGCACCACCCGAACGCGCAATGCGAGGGCACCGAACCCTTCATGCCCCCGTTTCCCTGA
- a CDS encoding CapA family protein has translation MTAILRLHAVGDILLYGRYDGIAAQGAEDTVFATVRPLLAEADLVVGNLECPLTERGSPRGDKLCLRGSPRYAKALRAAGFEVLSLANNHAFDFGPEGWADTAAQLRRAGIYTLGAGADLAAARRPLIVERRGLRLGFLAYCHPDTNGYALAGPGTAGVAPLRREYLLEDIEQLRPKVHHVVLLLHWGLEYSPHPTPDQVALARAAVERGAGLVLGAHSHQLQGIERYQGGWIAYSLANFTDADVEFQGAGKTYCYRMRDVDRESVLLKVDFTEAEIRLVDAVPLWLADDGRPGPAEPSRAERIRGELATLGAALAQPDLARRWEQQLVERRVLAPLVHWWRSGSLWDKLRRFNLGQVKTLYLLVETFVRIKFSRGESRWSLFSPRNDRRPMPYAGPERDHHDG, from the coding sequence GTGACTGCCATACTCCGACTGCACGCCGTGGGCGATATCCTGCTCTACGGCCGCTACGATGGGATCGCCGCGCAGGGCGCGGAGGACACGGTGTTTGCCACTGTGCGGCCGTTGTTGGCGGAGGCCGACCTGGTGGTGGGCAACCTGGAATGCCCGCTGACCGAACGGGGCTCGCCGCGCGGCGACAAGCTGTGTCTGCGGGGCAGTCCGCGCTACGCCAAGGCCCTCCGGGCGGCGGGGTTCGAGGTCTTGTCCCTGGCCAATAACCACGCCTTCGACTTTGGCCCCGAGGGCTGGGCCGATACCGCGGCCCAGCTCCGTCGGGCCGGCATTTACACCCTCGGCGCCGGCGCGGATCTCGCCGCTGCCCGCCGGCCGCTCATCGTCGAACGCCGGGGCCTGCGCCTCGGGTTTTTGGCCTATTGCCACCCGGACACCAATGGCTATGCCCTGGCCGGTCCCGGGACCGCGGGGGTGGCGCCGCTGCGCCGGGAGTATCTGCTGGAAGACATCGAACAGCTGCGCCCTAAGGTGCACCACGTGGTGTTGCTGTTGCACTGGGGCCTGGAATACAGCCCCCATCCCACCCCGGACCAGGTCGCCTTGGCCCGGGCCGCGGTGGAACGCGGCGCCGGATTGGTGCTCGGCGCCCACAGTCACCAGTTGCAGGGCATCGAGCGCTACCAGGGCGGCTGGATCGCCTACAGCCTGGCCAATTTCACCGATGCTGATGTGGAGTTCCAGGGCGCCGGCAAGACCTATTGTTACCGGATGCGGGACGTGGACCGGGAATCGGTGCTGCTGAAGGTGGACTTCACCGAAGCGGAGATCCGCCTGGTGGATGCGGTGCCGCTGTGGCTCGCCGACGATGGTCGGCCGGGGCCGGCGGAACCGTCGCGGGCGGAGCGGATCCGGGGCGAGCTGGCGACCTTAGGGGCGGCCCTGGCGCAGCCGGATCTGGCCCGGCGCTGGGAGCAGCAGCTGGTGGAACGGCGGGTGTTGGCGCCCTTGGTCCACTGGTGGCGCAGCGGCTCGCTGTGGGACAAGCTGCGGCGTTTCAACCTGGGACAGGTCAAGACGCTCTACCTGCTGGTGGAAACCTTCGTGCGGATCAAGTTCTCCCGCGGGGAGTCGCGCTGGTCCCTGTTCAGCCCGCGCAACGACCGGCGGCCCATGCCCTATGCCGGGCCGGAGCGAGACCACCACGATGGCTGA
- a CDS encoding asparagine synthetase B family protein, which produces MARDEVGFPSPSGPGFVGRCAPSGEPEPFRCRLSGEDSGQVYRIASGRYAGALWGELYGWQDLARALADGAPRPQDLPTLVGAAAARWPEDFPGRLKGLFALVLWDQVERRLWLYRDPSAARGLYYHLAAGGELHFATRLDDLVRQPGVERRLARRSLHEYLRFLDISTPNTLYQDVYSVEPGQGLLFRDGRLGALPRARVAPPQVSADLDAAAAELESCLQAAVRARLDPGGRSAVFLSGGIDSALLCSLAAEADPGRVAAVTVGFEAPGYDESAAAARIAAFLGVTHHRLRFGEADYLAALEQLAQGSEQPFADPAGLPTLLAFQFCRGRFATVLDGTGADTLLGVMPARHARLAVGWSARLPYPLRRAAAGILGRVPRWRGYRPLLDFRDPEELLIRWNGFRREEIEVLCGEPVSLAHTRFYRVFSAFPRHAHYQRYSALLGNLPDDRLHQAALLTGLPVRFPFWDSAVERCLGALPLAFRYRAGESKVILRRVLARRLPETLWNTPKHGFDFPYHDLLKSRDRYLVRRYLGTASPLRELFAPGRLDPWVDRFLAGDDGPAFRIWGLVILSAWLEWHPGLV; this is translated from the coding sequence ATGGCTAGGGACGAGGTGGGTTTCCCATCGCCCTCGGGGCCCGGGTTCGTGGGCCGGTGCGCGCCGTCCGGCGAACCCGAGCCCTTCCGCTGCCGCCTCTCGGGGGAGGACAGCGGACAAGTGTACCGGATCGCCAGCGGTCGCTACGCGGGCGCCCTGTGGGGCGAACTGTACGGTTGGCAAGACCTGGCCCGAGCGCTGGCCGACGGCGCGCCAAGGCCCCAGGATCTCCCCACCCTGGTGGGCGCGGCGGCGGCGCGGTGGCCGGAGGATTTCCCCGGGCGGCTAAAGGGCCTGTTCGCCCTGGTGCTGTGGGACCAGGTGGAACGGCGCCTGTGGCTGTACCGGGACCCGTCGGCGGCGCGCGGTTTGTATTACCATCTCGCCGCCGGGGGGGAGCTCCATTTCGCTACCCGCCTCGACGACCTGGTCCGCCAGCCGGGGGTGGAGCGCCGGTTGGCGCGGCGCTCGCTGCACGAATATCTGCGGTTTCTCGATATCTCCACCCCCAACACGCTCTACCAGGACGTGTATTCGGTCGAGCCCGGGCAGGGGCTGCTGTTCCGGGATGGCCGGCTAGGGGCGCTGCCCAGGGCGAGGGTGGCGCCGCCCCAGGTCAGTGCCGACCTCGACGCCGCCGCCGCCGAGCTGGAGTCCTGCCTGCAGGCCGCGGTACGGGCCCGGCTCGATCCCGGAGGAAGGAGCGCGGTGTTCCTGAGCGGCGGGATCGACTCGGCCTTGCTGTGCAGCCTAGCGGCCGAAGCGGATCCGGGGCGGGTGGCGGCGGTGACGGTGGGTTTCGAGGCACCCGGCTACGACGAGTCGGCCGCTGCCGCGCGGATCGCCGCCTTCCTGGGGGTGACCCACCACCGGCTGCGGTTCGGGGAGGCCGACTACCTGGCGGCCTTGGAGCAGCTGGCCCAAGGCAGCGAGCAGCCCTTTGCCGATCCCGCCGGGCTTCCCACCCTGCTGGCCTTCCAATTCTGCCGGGGGCGCTTCGCCACGGTCCTGGACGGTACCGGCGCGGACACCCTGCTGGGGGTGATGCCTGCCCGCCATGCCCGCCTCGCCGTGGGCTGGAGCGCCCGCCTGCCCTATCCCCTGCGGCGGGCGGCAGCCGGGATTCTCGGCCGAGTTCCCCGCTGGCGGGGTTACCGGCCCCTGTTGGATTTCCGCGACCCCGAGGAACTCTTGATCCGCTGGAACGGGTTTCGCCGGGAAGAGATCGAGGTCCTGTGCGGCGAGCCGGTATCCTTGGCCCATACCCGTTTTTACCGGGTGTTCTCGGCCTTTCCCCGCCACGCCCACTACCAGCGCTACAGCGCCTTGCTCGGCAACTTGCCGGATGACCGCCTGCATCAGGCGGCCCTTTTGACCGGCCTTCCGGTGCGGTTCCCGTTTTGGGACAGCGCCGTGGAACGCTGCCTTGGCGCCCTGCCGCTGGCCTTCCGTTATCGAGCCGGTGAATCTAAGGTTATTCTACGGCGAGTGCTGGCGCGGCGGCTGCCCGAAACGCTTTGGAATACACCCAAACACGGCTTCGATTTTCCCTACCACGATCTCTTGAAGAGCCGTGACCGATACCTGGTCCGTCGCTACCTGGGCACGGCATCCCCGTTGCGGGAGCTGTTCGCGCCCGGGCGGCTGGACCCGTGGGTGGACCGCTTCCTGGCCGGTGACGACGGGCCGGCGTTCCGAATCTGGGGCTTGGTGATCCTCTCCGCCTGGCTGGAATGGCATCCCGGCCTGGTCTAG
- a CDS encoding glycosyltransferase family 4 protein produces MRKFRVLMYTGYFLPEYSGAAQQALALARELRDRGHVVEFVTVRWPGLPAEDLVEGFPVHRLTHGRRQKHREFALWFNLLRYAWSRRKDFDILHSHGAYYTNAIVGPLGRLLGLKSLVKASLAGDDLSGLKRSATGWVHFWFLRSVDACVAISRDLEREFLEGGLAPERIHFLPNGVDLELFAPVPAARKLELRRALGLPEERIIAVYVGVIDRRKNILWLAEQWVERQGFGTGALLLVVGPQSRDDPEGRLVGRLRDLGQTFPDLLQFRGFNHDIRHYYGAADLLVLPSRKEGLPNVVLEAMASGLPCVTAQASGSRELVCDGTNGYTYVADDADSLARALTLCLGEREALGRRGRELTVQQYSLARIADQYVALYARLLGA; encoded by the coding sequence GTGAGAAAGTTTCGCGTATTGATGTACACGGGCTACTTTTTGCCGGAGTACAGCGGAGCGGCCCAGCAGGCTCTGGCCTTGGCGCGGGAATTGCGCGACCGCGGCCACGTGGTGGAGTTCGTCACCGTGCGCTGGCCGGGGCTTCCGGCGGAAGACCTGGTGGAGGGTTTTCCCGTGCATCGGCTCACCCATGGAAGGCGCCAGAAGCACCGGGAATTCGCCCTCTGGTTCAACCTGCTGCGCTATGCCTGGTCGCGGCGCAAGGACTTCGACATCCTGCACAGCCACGGCGCCTACTACACCAATGCCATCGTCGGCCCCCTCGGTCGGCTGCTCGGTCTTAAGTCCTTGGTCAAGGCCAGCCTCGCCGGCGACGACCTGAGCGGCCTGAAGCGTTCGGCCACCGGCTGGGTGCACTTCTGGTTCCTGCGCAGCGTGGACGCCTGCGTGGCCATCAGCCGCGATCTGGAACGGGAATTCCTGGAGGGCGGGCTGGCCCCCGAGCGGATCCATTTTCTGCCCAACGGGGTGGACCTAGAGCTGTTCGCCCCGGTGCCGGCCGCCCGCAAGCTCGAGCTGCGGCGGGCCTTGGGCTTGCCCGAGGAGCGGATCATCGCGGTGTACGTGGGCGTGATCGACCGCCGCAAGAACATCCTCTGGCTGGCGGAGCAATGGGTGGAGCGGCAGGGTTTCGGCACTGGGGCGCTGCTCCTGGTGGTGGGACCGCAAAGCCGCGACGACCCGGAGGGGCGGTTGGTGGGACGGCTGCGGGACTTAGGGCAGACGTTCCCGGATCTTTTGCAATTCCGCGGTTTCAACCACGACATCCGCCATTATTACGGCGCCGCCGATCTCCTGGTGCTCCCTTCGCGCAAGGAAGGCCTGCCCAACGTGGTGCTGGAGGCCATGGCATCGGGCCTCCCCTGCGTGACCGCGCAGGCCAGCGGCAGCCGCGAGTTGGTGTGCGATGGCACCAACGGCTATACCTATGTGGCCGACGACGCCGATTCCCTGGCCCGCGCCCTTACCCTGTGCCTAGGGGAGCGGGAAGCCCTGGGGCGACGGGGCCGGGAGTTGACCGTGCAGCAATATTCCCTGGCCCGCATCGCCGACCAGTATGTGGCCCTGTACGCCCGCCTGTTGGGCGCCTGA